In Massilia antarctica, the following are encoded in one genomic region:
- the aroKB gene encoding bifunctional shikimate kinase/3-dehydroquinate synthase AroKB has product MGAGKTTIGRILARKLGKRFIDSDHEIEARTGATIPWIFEIEGEASFRRREAEVIRDLTAQDGIVLATGGGAVLDPASRAFLKQRGRVVYLRASVNSIMLRTTHDKSRPLLQTADPRKKLEELTAQREPLYREIADLVIDTGRPNVQSMVQTILTQLSALGPAAARTGRGPNMHTSQSSITEQSRIFLNVDLGERSYPITIGAGLLSDPALLEQHIAGHKVAIVTNTTVALPYLDRVAAPLRAAGHDVLEIILPDGEQFKNWDSLMTVFDALLAHKCDRKTTMVALGGGVIGDLTGYAAASYMRGVPFVQIPTTLLSQVDSSVGGKTGINHPLGKNMIGAFYQPRAVLADTTSLDTLAPRELSAGLAEVIKHGAIIDAEFFDWIEANIGKLMARDQQALAHAISRSCEIKADVVRQDEREGGLRAILNFGHTFGHAIEAGMGYGAWLHGEAVGCGMVMAADLSHRLGLVDAATVARMRALVAAAGLPTVAPDLGTERWLELMEVDKKNEGGAIKFILLKPLGSPNITSAPREQLLATLAACVG; this is encoded by the coding sequence ATGGGCGCGGGCAAGACAACCATTGGCCGCATCCTTGCCAGGAAGCTGGGTAAACGCTTTATCGATTCCGATCACGAGATCGAGGCCCGCACCGGCGCCACGATCCCGTGGATTTTCGAAATCGAAGGCGAGGCGAGCTTTCGGCGCCGTGAGGCCGAGGTCATCCGTGACCTCACGGCGCAGGACGGCATCGTCCTCGCCACCGGTGGTGGGGCCGTGCTCGACCCCGCCAGCCGTGCCTTTCTGAAACAACGTGGCCGCGTGGTCTACCTGCGCGCCAGCGTCAACAGCATCATGCTGCGCACCACCCACGACAAAAGCCGGCCGTTGTTGCAAACGGCCGACCCCCGCAAGAAACTCGAAGAATTGACGGCCCAGCGCGAGCCGCTGTACCGCGAGATTGCCGACCTGGTGATCGACACGGGCCGACCTAACGTACAATCGATGGTCCAAACTATTCTGACGCAACTGTCCGCGCTCGGCCCAGCCGCCGCGAGAACAGGGCGCGGGCCCAATATGCACACCTCGCAATCATCGATTACCGAACAATCCCGGATTTTCCTCAACGTCGACCTGGGCGAACGCAGCTACCCGATCACCATCGGCGCCGGCCTGCTGTCCGACCCGGCGCTGCTCGAGCAGCATATCGCCGGCCACAAGGTGGCGATCGTCACCAACACCACCGTGGCCCTGCCGTACCTCGACCGGGTGGCCGCGCCCTTGCGCGCCGCCGGGCATGACGTACTCGAAATCATCCTGCCCGACGGCGAACAGTTCAAGAACTGGGACAGCCTGATGACCGTCTTCGATGCCCTGCTGGCCCACAAATGCGACCGCAAGACCACCATGGTGGCCCTGGGCGGCGGCGTGATCGGCGACCTGACCGGGTATGCCGCCGCCAGCTACATGCGCGGCGTGCCCTTCGTGCAAATCCCGACCACCCTGCTGTCCCAGGTCGACTCCTCGGTGGGCGGCAAGACCGGTATCAACCACCCGCTCGGCAAGAACATGATCGGCGCCTTTTACCAGCCGCGCGCCGTACTGGCCGATACCACCTCCCTCGACACCCTGGCGCCGCGCGAACTGTCGGCCGGCCTGGCCGAAGTGATCAAGCACGGCGCCATCATCGACGCTGAATTTTTCGACTGGATCGAAGCGAACATCGGCAAGCTGATGGCGCGCGACCAGCAAGCGCTGGCGCACGCCATTTCGCGCTCCTGCGAAATCAAGGCCGACGTGGTGCGCCAGGATGAACGCGAGGGTGGCCTGCGCGCCATCCTCAATTTCGGCCACACTTTCGGCCACGCGATCGAGGCAGGCATGGGCTACGGCGCCTGGCTGCACGGCGAAGCGGTCGGCTGCGGCATGGTCATGGCGGCCGACCTGTCGCACCGCCTGGGCCTGGTCGACGCGGCCACCGTGGCGCGCATGCGCGCACTGGTTGCCGCCGCCGGCCTGCCGACCGTCGCTCCCGACCTGGGCACCGAACGCTGGCTGGAGTTGATGGAAGTCGACAAAAAGAACGAAGGCGGCGCCATCAAGTTCATCCTGCTCAAACCCCTGGGCAGCCCGAACATCACCAGCGCCCCGCGCGAGCAATTGCTGGCCACCTTGGCCGCCTGCGTCGGCTGA
- a CDS encoding deoxyguanosinetriphosphate triphosphohydrolase gives MHPEEHLAPYAVHSETARGRRHAETSHASRSQFQRDRDRIIHCSAFRRLEYKTQVFLNHEGDMFRTRLTHSLEVAQVGRSMARNLRLNEDLVEALALAHDLGHTPFGHVGQDVLNECMQDHGGFEHNLQSLRVVDELEEHYGAFDGLNLMFDTREGILKHCSLTNAKLLGPVAQRFIDRTEPSLEAQLTNLADEIAYNSHDIDDGLRSGLITIAQLEEVDFFARRWHDVQKAYPGLSGRRAIYETLRRLITVLADDLIETSSVLLAEAAPVDTDAVRTSGPLIRFSDPMRKDATELKRFLRANLYRHFKVNRMRVKASRIVRELFDAFMAEPVLLPPDYQLSGGDVTRQARKIADYIAGMTDRYAIREHRRIFSLDDL, from the coding sequence ATGCATCCCGAAGAGCACCTCGCCCCGTACGCCGTGCACTCGGAGACGGCGCGCGGCCGGCGCCATGCAGAAACCTCGCACGCCTCGCGCAGCCAGTTCCAGCGCGACCGCGACCGCATCATCCACTGCTCGGCCTTCCGCCGGCTCGAATACAAGACCCAGGTTTTCCTCAATCACGAGGGCGACATGTTCCGCACGCGCCTCACCCACAGCCTGGAAGTGGCCCAGGTGGGGCGCTCGATGGCGCGCAACCTGCGCCTGAACGAAGACCTGGTCGAAGCGCTCGCGCTGGCGCACGACCTGGGTCACACGCCGTTCGGCCACGTGGGCCAGGATGTGCTCAACGAATGCATGCAGGATCACGGCGGCTTCGAGCACAATCTGCAAAGCCTGCGCGTGGTCGACGAACTCGAAGAGCACTACGGCGCTTTCGATGGCCTGAACCTGATGTTCGATACGCGTGAGGGGATCCTCAAGCACTGCTCGCTGACCAATGCCAAGCTGCTCGGCCCCGTGGCGCAGCGCTTCATCGACCGCACCGAACCCTCGCTGGAAGCGCAGCTGACCAACCTGGCCGACGAAATCGCCTACAACAGCCACGATATCGACGATGGCTTGCGTTCCGGCCTGATCACGATTGCGCAGCTGGAGGAAGTCGATTTCTTCGCGCGCCGCTGGCACGATGTGCAGAAGGCGTATCCGGGCCTGTCGGGCCGGCGCGCCATTTATGAAACCCTGCGCCGCCTGATCACCGTGCTGGCCGACGACCTGATCGAAACGTCCAGCGTGCTGCTGGCCGAAGCCGCGCCGGTGGACACGGACGCGGTGCGCACCAGCGGGCCGCTGATCCGTTTTTCCGACCCGATGCGCAAGGATGCGACGGAGCTGAAGCGCTTCCTGCGCGCCAACCTGTATCGCCACTTCAAGGTGAACCGGATGCGCGTGAAAGCGAGCCGCATCGTGCGCGAGCTGTTCGACGCCTTCATGGCCGAACCGGTGCTGCTGCCGCCCGATTACCAGTTATCTGGCGGGGATGTCACGCGCCAGGCGCGCAAGATCGCCGACTACATCGCCGGCATGACGGACCGCTATGCGATCCGCGAACACCGGCGCATCTTCTCGCTCGACGATCTTTAA